The Deltaproteobacteria bacterium region GGGGCGGGACGTACGACGCCACTATCCTGACCCTGGAGAAGGGTGTTTTCCGTCCGCTGGGCTCCACGGGCGATCGACAATTGGGCGGTCACGACTGGACGATGCTCCTTCTTGAGCATGTCTCTGCGCGCTTTACCGAGTTATTCGGGGACGATCCGCGTAACGATTCGATCACGGAACAAACGCTGTACGAAGCGTGTGAAAAAGCCAAGCGAGATTTTTCCCACACTGCGCAGGTGGACATTGCTTGTACTTTCCAAGGCCGCGCTGAGCAAGTCACGGTCACACGCGACGAGTTCGAAGCACTGACGGAATGGAAAATGCAGCAAGTCATTATGTGGTCGGAAAAGGCCCTTGAGAAATGCGAGCCTCCTTTAACGTGGAACGATATCGATCACCTTTTACTGGTAGGCGGCTCGACACGGTTGCGTCGTATGGGGCTGGCGTTGCAGGAAGTCTCGGGTAAGAAGCCGATCCAAACTGGTGAAGTCGATACCATGGTGGCGCTTGGCGCCGCCATTCTCGCCACTGGCCAGGTACGACTGCGGAAAAGCGCCGGTGGCCTTGTCGATATTGGTACAGGAAGCGGCGGGTTAGTTGAGGTCCCATTTGCCCGCACGGCTCCACGGCATTTGGGAACTCGGGTCCTCCATTGGGAACAGAAGCAGCCCAGTATCATCAACTCTGTGATTATCCCTTACAACACGGACCTACCCGCAGATCGCACTCGCTCTGACTATCGTACTTCCAGTGCTAACCAGCCCTTCTTTGACGTGCCAATCGTCGAATTTGATGATGTCGGCGAGGATGTTGTTCTTGACACCTACCGGTTCACGTGTTTGCCGAACATTCCTAAAGATAATGCGATCAGCGTGACGTTCAAATACAATGTAAGTGGTGAAATGGATGTAGATGCAACCGACCAGCGGACAGGCCGCACCCTCTCCAAAGAGCGGGTCAGGTATCAAGAGCCAGACCTGTCCGAAATGACGCGCGTCGCGCCGCGCTGTATCGTATTCGCCTTAGATGTCTCTGGCAGCATGAGCGGGCTCAAGCTCTCCTTGGCCAAGCAAGCGGTGATCGACAATGCGCAAAGCCTGCTCGCTGCCAGCGATGGGCAATTTCAGGTGGGTGTTGTGACATTCGGCAGCGATGCGACTGTCGTATGCCGACCAACCACCAATATTAACGAGATCAAATCGCGTTTATCTCCTATAGATACATCAGGCACCACGGCTATGGACCAAGGGATCGAGAAAGCTCTGAGTCTCCTCAGTGCTCTTCCTTTTGACACCACACGGGAGATCGCCATGGTAACAGACGGCATGCCTGATGATGCCGCCGCTGCCCTACAGATTAGTTCCCGCGCCATCTCGCAAGGAGTTTCACTATGTGTGGTAGGTCTTGGGTCAGACGATGTCGATGAGAACTTTCTCCGGCAGCTCACACCAAACTTCCTCGTGATCGATAGTGTGGCCGGACAAAGCCAGGCGCTTGCCACGTTGTTAACGCAGTCGTCCGGAGCCGGCGGACAGAGCGGCATTCCGCTTTGGGGGCAATCATGAGCAATCAACACAACAATTCCGATCGAGAAACAGAGGACACGATGAACAATGGTGACGCCAACAGCCCAGAGACTACGGCTGGTCCACGGACAACAACCACCCACGACCAAGAGATCCAAGAAACAGATTCTCCTTCGCCTTCCTCGGAGAATGGGGGAGCCATTTCAGCCCGTGCTGCCTACGACGCTGTTGAAGCGACCTCTGAAGCCCCAAGCCTCGTGCAACGCGCCATTGGAGATGCAGTCCAAACTATTCTCAATCGGCTTGAGGATGTCTGCAACCAGGCGTCATCTCTTCAACAAACTGCTGAACGTATTGTTCGGCAGCAGGAATTCTTCCCTCCTCAGTTGCGCCAACTCAGTAGCAAGGTGGATGACGTCGCGACCTCCATCAGTGAACCGCGCCTGCGCGACCTGCTGAAGAGCCTGCTTCTCTTTCACGATTTGCTCGATCAGATGATGAGATCGGCAGCAAGCGAAAGCGACCCCATCGTGCATCAACGCAACTACGAGGTGTTGCGCAGCCAAATTCTACAGACGCTGCAACTCAACGGCGTTGAACCTATCCCCACCGACTGCGCGTTCGATCCGAATCTCCACAAAGCGATCAAGACGGTGCCGACCACTGATTCGACGGCGGATGGGAACATCGTTGAACTCTTCCGTAAAGGATTTCGCTCCCAGCGGATGGTGTTACGGTACGCCGAAGTAGCAATTGGGAAGTACGAAAGTCCAGTCTCTGTTGTAGAGAGTACAAACCCGTCCGAACCGAGTGACGTGCCGAACTAAACAGCGTCGCGACAAAGCAGGCTTTAGAGACCGCCTCCCACGACCATTCAACAAACCGATCAAGGAACTCAAAGAAAGGAGCAAACAGCCATGTCTGTACGCTGTGGCATCGATTTAGGAACCACCTATTCAGCTCTTTCGTGGTATGACCCCGACAATCGTCGCGTTGAGACGGTTGACCTGGATACTGCTGATGGAGGACGCATCTTACGCTCGGTAGTTTTCTATGAGCCGGGAGGTCAGGTCGTTGTCGGCGAGGCAGCCTACAACGCGGCTCGGAAGCATCCCGACCGCGTCCTTATCGGGGTCAAAAGATCCATGGGCGACAACTGGAAAACTCCGTCGATTGACGGTCATCAGTATACCCCGCAGGAGATCTCGGCAGAGATCTTGAAAGTGCTGAAAACCGATGCCGAGAATTTTCTTGGAGAACCGATCCACGATGTCGTCATCACCGTGCCGGCTTATTTCGGTGACAATCAAAGAGCCGCAACCGAGGAAGCGGGACGTCTCGCGGGCTTGAATGTGTTGGCATTGATGCCCGAGCCTCATGCCGCCGCGCTCGCCTTTTCTATTGATCGCGTACATGAGGTCGCCGACCGTGCACTACTCGTTTACGACCTAGGCGGAGGCACGTTTGATGTGACGCTTATCCGCACGACAACCGAGACGGCCGCAGACGGTACGATCGGCCTCAAGGTGACAACACTCTGCAAGGAGGGCAACCGTCATCTGGGAGGGCTCGATTGGGACCGTAACCTCTCCGAAATCGTCGCGCAGAGAATACAAAATCAGCATGGTGTCGATCCGCAGCAGGACGCGGCTGATAATGCAGCGTTACAGGATAATTGCGAAAAAGCTAAACGACAACTGACACAGGTCACTTCCTATAGTGTCGTAGGCGATATCCAAGGGCACACGGCGGACGTCACGCGGGCGGAATTGGAGCAAGTCACAGCCGATCTCCTCCTCCAAACAGAAGCATTGTTGCTGCATGTGCTCGAGATGGCTGAACAACAATACGGCCTTACTCGCGATCAGATTGACGTCTTGCTGAGTGGTGGGTCGAGCAAGATGCCCATGGTCGAACAAATGATTAGCCGTGTGATGGGTAAAGCGTCCCTTCGCCATAAGAACCCGGAGTTGCTTGTTACCCAAGGCGCCGCATACATGGCCTATCTGTTGGGTGTCATGCCGTCGCAAATGTCCACATCTCCCGAACCTCAACCTGACCCGAACCCGACACCGTCTCCTTCAGATTCGCAACACACCCCTCCCCCCCCACCTGACCCGGTTATTGTTGTCAAAGGGCAAAGAATTGTTTTGAGCGCGGACGGATTGGTCGATACAGGAAAAGCTGTTGGCGTGGAAATTATCGGGGGCTTTGATGCAGCGGGCAATCCGCTTCCTCGCAACGCCGTAATTGTGCCTGATGGAGCTGTCTACGGGCAGGAGTATGAAAAGGACTTTGCAACCTCGCGAGATAATATGACGGAAATCCCCGTGGTGTTATACGAAGGCGCGGATGCAGACTTAGCCAATTGTACTCATCTTGCATCTGTTACCATCAGCGGACTTCCTCCAGGACGTCCCAAGGGCAAGCGGGTGCGGGTTAAACTATCCTATGACCCGAGCGGTATCATTCGAGGG contains the following coding sequences:
- a CDS encoding Hsp70 family protein — protein: MPEKVISIDLGTTFSVVAHINDRGRPEVINNAEGQKTTPSVVLLENGHVEVGEVAMNQCIAKRDNVVRWIKRAIGEPDYRFHGLSAIEISAEILKKLKRDTELELAQPITEAVITCPAYFSSIEVENTKKAGELAGFHVREIVKEPTAAAVYYGVENLREGEKLLVTDLGGGTYDATILTLEKGVFRPLGSTGDRQLGGHDWTMLLLEHVSARFTELFGDDPRNDSITEQTLYEACEKAKRDFSHTAQVDIACTFQGRAEQVTVTRDEFEALTEWKMQQVIMWSEKALEKCEPPLTWNDIDHLLLVGGSTRLRRMGLALQEVSGKKPIQTGEVDTMVALGAAILATGQVRLRKSAGGLVDIGTGSGGLVEVPFARTAPRHLGTRVLHWEQKQPSIINSVIIPYNTDLPADRTRSDYRTSSANQPFFDVPIVEFDDVGEDVVLDTYRFTCLPNIPKDNAISVTFKYNVSGEMDVDATDQRTGRTLSKERVRYQEPDLSEMTRVAPRCIVFALDVSGSMSGLKLSLAKQAVIDNAQSLLAASDGQFQVGVVTFGSDATVVCRPTTNINEIKSRLSPIDTSGTTAMDQGIEKALSLLSALPFDTTREIAMVTDGMPDDAAAALQISSRAISQGVSLCVVGLGSDDVDENFLRQLTPNFLVIDSVAGQSQALATLLTQSSGAGGQSGIPLWGQS
- the grpE gene encoding nucleotide exchange factor GrpE, producing MNNGDANSPETTAGPRTTTTHDQEIQETDSPSPSSENGGAISARAAYDAVEATSEAPSLVQRAIGDAVQTILNRLEDVCNQASSLQQTAERIVRQQEFFPPQLRQLSSKVDDVATSISEPRLRDLLKSLLLFHDLLDQMMRSAASESDPIVHQRNYEVLRSQILQTLQLNGVEPIPTDCAFDPNLHKAIKTVPTTDSTADGNIVELFRKGFRSQRMVLRYAEVAIGKYESPVSVVESTNPSEPSDVPN
- a CDS encoding Hsp70 family protein encodes the protein MSVRCGIDLGTTYSALSWYDPDNRRVETVDLDTADGGRILRSVVFYEPGGQVVVGEAAYNAARKHPDRVLIGVKRSMGDNWKTPSIDGHQYTPQEISAEILKVLKTDAENFLGEPIHDVVITVPAYFGDNQRAATEEAGRLAGLNVLALMPEPHAAALAFSIDRVHEVADRALLVYDLGGGTFDVTLIRTTTETAADGTIGLKVTTLCKEGNRHLGGLDWDRNLSEIVAQRIQNQHGVDPQQDAADNAALQDNCEKAKRQLTQVTSYSVVGDIQGHTADVTRAELEQVTADLLLQTEALLLHVLEMAEQQYGLTRDQIDVLLSGGSSKMPMVEQMISRVMGKASLRHKNPELLVTQGAAYMAYLLGVMPSQMSTSPEPQPDPNPTPSPSDSQHTPPPPPDPVIVVKGQRIVLSADGLVDTGKAVGVEIIGGFDAAGNPLPRNAVIVPDGAVYGQEYEKDFATSRDNMTEIPVVLYEGADADLANCTHLASVTISGLPPGRPKGKRVRVKLSYDPSGIIRGEGVDLESGQKVDILIDRRKS